The Acidobacteriota bacterium genome contains the following window.
CGTGCAGACGCCGCTCGGGCCCGCGCCCGCGAGGCGGATCGGCGCGCACCTTGTCGTCGTCCCCGTGCTCCGCGCGGGGCTCGGCATGCTCGATGCCGTCCTGGAGCTGGTGCCCCAGGCGCGGGTCGGTCACATCGGCCTGCAGCGCGACGAGATCACCGCGATCGCCTCACGCTACTACACGAAGTTTCCCGCCAACCTGGCGGGCAGCCACGTCCTCATCATCGATCCCATGCTGGCAACCGGCGGCAGCGCCGTCGCCGGTCTCCGGCTGCTTCGCGAATCCGGGGCCCGCGACATTCTCATGATTTGCATCGTCGCGGCGCCGGAAGGGGTCGCGCTCGTCGAGCGCGAGTTCCCGGACGTCCACATCTACACGCCCGTCGTCGACCAGGGACTCAACGAGCACAAGTTCATCGTGCCGGGGCTGGGGGATTTCGG
Protein-coding sequences here:
- the upp gene encoding uracil phosphoribosyltransferase, which encodes MPLHTVQHPLVHDALATLRDAGTPPEEFRRTANRISLLLATEALADLPTRNGSVQTPLGPAPARRIGAHLVVVPVLRAGLGMLDAVLELVPQARVGHIGLQRDEITAIASRYYTKFPANLAGSHVLIIDPMLATGGSAVAGLRLLRESGARDILMICIVAAPEGVALVEREFPDVHIYTPVVDQGLNEHKFIVPGLGDFGDRLYGTT